From Eretmochelys imbricata isolate rEreImb1 chromosome 17, rEreImb1.hap1, whole genome shotgun sequence, a single genomic window includes:
- the KCTD7 gene encoding BTB/POZ domain-containing protein KCTD7 isoform X3 has protein sequence MVVVTGQNKASGNLDDAMSSSDAEDDFQDPATPTATQAGHLLPQQFPEVVPLNVGGMYFTTRLSTLRRCEDTMLAAMFSGRHYIPTDAQGRYFIDRDGTYFGDILNFLRSGDLPPRERVRSVYKEAQYYSIGPLLDNLEEVQPLKGEKVRQAFLGLMPYYKEHLERIIEIAKLRAMQRKARFAKLKICVFKEEMPITPYECPLFNSLRFERSESETKLFEHHCEVDVSFGPWEAVADVYDLLHCIVTDLSDKGIAVDHQCIGVCDKHLINHYYCKRPIYEFKITW, from the exons ATGGTGGTAGTCACAGGGCAGAACAAAGCCAGTGGAAATCTGGACGATGCCATGTCGAGTTCAGATGCAGAGGATGATTTCCAAGACCCTGCCACTCCTACTGCAACTCAGGCAGGGCACTTGCTGCCTCAGCAG TTCCCAGAAGTTGTTCCGCTTAATGTAGGAGGCATGTATTTCACTACCAGGCTGTCAACACTAAGACGCTGTGAAGATACCATGTTGGCTGCTATGTTTAGTGGAAGACACTACATTCCAACAGATGCTCAAGGCAGATATTTTATTGACAGAGATGGAACTTATTTTGG AGACATACTTAACTTTCTGCGATCTGGTGACCTGCCTCCGAGAGAACGGGTGAGGTCAGTTTACAAGGAAGCTCAATATTATTCCATAGGACCATTGCTGGACAATCTAGAGGAAGTCCAGCCTCTTAAAGGAGAAAAAGTTAGACAAGCTTTCTTGGGCTTAATGCCATATTACAAAG aaCACTTGGAACGGATAATTGAAATAGCTAAGCTTAGAGCCATGCAGAGAAAAGCAAGATTTGCAAAGTTGAAGATCTGTGTTTTCAAGGAAGAAATGCCCATCACCCCATATGAGTGTCCACTTTTCAACTCTCTACGTTTTGAAAGAAGTGAAAGTGAGACAAAACTGTTTGAACATCACTGTGAAGTAGATGTATCTTTTGGACCCTGGGAGGCTGTAGCTGATGTATACGATCTTCTGCATTGTATTGTGACAGACCTGTCAGACAAGGGAATTGCTGTGGATCATCAGTGCATTGGTGTGTGTGATAAACATCTGATAAACCATTATTACTGCAAGCGCCCCATCTATGAATTCAAGATTACTTGGTG a
- the KCTD7 gene encoding BTB/POZ domain-containing protein KCTD7 isoform X2: MVVVTGQNKASGNLDDAMSSSDAEDDFQDPATPTATQAGHLLPQQFPEVVPLNVGGMYFTTRLSTLRRCEDTMLAAMFSGRHYIPTDAQGRYFIDRDGTYFGDILNFLRSGDLPPRERVRSVYKEAQYYSIGPLLDNLEEVQPLKGEKVRQAFLGLMPYYKEHLERIIEIAKLRAMQRKARFAKLKICVFKEEMPITPYECPLFNSLRFERSESETKLFEHHCEVDVSFGPWEAVADVYDLLHCIVTDLSDKGIAVDHQCIGVCDKHLINHYYCKRPIYEFKITW; the protein is encoded by the exons ATGGTGGTAGTCACAGGGCAGAACAAAGCCAGTGGAAATCTGGACGATGCCATGTCGAGTTCAGATGCAGAGGATGATTTCCAAGACCCTGCCACTCCTACTGCAACTCAGGCAGGGCACTTGCTGCCTCAGCAG TTCCCAGAAGTTGTTCCGCTTAATGTAGGAGGCATGTATTTCACTACCAGGCTGTCAACACTAAGACGCTGTGAAGATACCATGTTGGCTGCTATGTTTAGTGGAAGACACTACATTCCAACAGATGCTCAAGGCAGATATTTTATTGACAGAGATGGAACTTATTTTGG AGACATACTTAACTTTCTGCGATCTGGTGACCTGCCTCCGAGAGAACGGGTGAGGTCAGTTTACAAGGAAGCTCAATATTATTCCATAGGACCATTGCTGGACAATCTAGAGGAAGTCCAGCCTCTTAAAGGAGAAAAAGTTAGACAAGCTTTCTTGGGCTTAATGCCATATTACAAAG aaCACTTGGAACGGATAATTGAAATAGCTAAGCTTAGAGCCATGCAGAGAAAAGCAAGATTTGCAAAGTTGAAGATCTGTGTTTTCAAGGAAGAAATGCCCATCACCCCATATGAGTGTCCACTTTTCAACTCTCTACGTTTTGAAAGAAGTGAAAGTGAGACAAAACTGTTTGAACATCACTGTGAAGTAGATGTATCTTTTGGACCCTGGGAGGCTGTAGCTGATGTATACGATCTTCTGCATTGTATTGTGACAGACCTGTCAGACAAGGGAATTGCTGTGGATCATCAGTGCATTGGTGTGTGTGATAAACATCTGATAAACCATTATTACTGCAAGCGCCCCATCTATGAATTCAAGATTACTTGGTG A
- the KCTD7 gene encoding BTB/POZ domain-containing protein KCTD7 isoform X1 has product MVVVTGQNKASGNLDDAMSSSDAEDDFQDPATPTATQAGHLLPQQFPEVVPLNVGGMYFTTRLSTLRRCEDTMLAAMFSGRHYIPTDAQGRYFIDRDGTYFGDILNFLRSGDLPPRERVRSVYKEAQYYSIGPLLDNLEEVQPLKGEKVRQAFLGLMPYYKEHLERIIEIAKLRAMQRKARFAKLKICVFKEEMPITPYECPLFNSLRFERSESETKLFEHHCEVDVSFGPWEAVADVYDLLHCIVTDLSDKGIAVDHQCIGVCDKHLINHYYCKRPIYEFKITWWISLQSEKNNTNLLVHENLKLKQSRNGK; this is encoded by the exons ATGGTGGTAGTCACAGGGCAGAACAAAGCCAGTGGAAATCTGGACGATGCCATGTCGAGTTCAGATGCAGAGGATGATTTCCAAGACCCTGCCACTCCTACTGCAACTCAGGCAGGGCACTTGCTGCCTCAGCAG TTCCCAGAAGTTGTTCCGCTTAATGTAGGAGGCATGTATTTCACTACCAGGCTGTCAACACTAAGACGCTGTGAAGATACCATGTTGGCTGCTATGTTTAGTGGAAGACACTACATTCCAACAGATGCTCAAGGCAGATATTTTATTGACAGAGATGGAACTTATTTTGG AGACATACTTAACTTTCTGCGATCTGGTGACCTGCCTCCGAGAGAACGGGTGAGGTCAGTTTACAAGGAAGCTCAATATTATTCCATAGGACCATTGCTGGACAATCTAGAGGAAGTCCAGCCTCTTAAAGGAGAAAAAGTTAGACAAGCTTTCTTGGGCTTAATGCCATATTACAAAG aaCACTTGGAACGGATAATTGAAATAGCTAAGCTTAGAGCCATGCAGAGAAAAGCAAGATTTGCAAAGTTGAAGATCTGTGTTTTCAAGGAAGAAATGCCCATCACCCCATATGAGTGTCCACTTTTCAACTCTCTACGTTTTGAAAGAAGTGAAAGTGAGACAAAACTGTTTGAACATCACTGTGAAGTAGATGTATCTTTTGGACCCTGGGAGGCTGTAGCTGATGTATACGATCTTCTGCATTGTATTGTGACAGACCTGTCAGACAAGGGAATTGCTGTGGATCATCAGTGCATTGGTGTGTGTGATAAACATCTGATAAACCATTATTACTGCAAGCGCCCCATCTATGAATTCAAGATTACTTGGTG gaTTTCCCTTCAGTCTGAGAAAAACAACACCAACCTATTAGTGCATGAGAATCTGAAACTGAAACAATCtagaaatggcaaatga